DNA from Brassica napus cultivar Da-Ae chromosome C4, Da-Ae, whole genome shotgun sequence:
CTCTTAGTGTTGTTATGAGCTGCTTCCGAGGGTTATCAGTAGTAGTTGCTTCCCACTTAACGTAGATATCTATCTGTCCGTTGTTACCTTCGTCAACTGAGATATTGTTTTCCTTTGCGTCTTCTACTGCTAGTAGAGCTTCGCCCTTATTCGTCACAGGAAGCAGCAACTGATCATTCTTGGCTTGAGGAACATCCTCTTGGCCAGTGTGTTGAGACATCTCTCTCTGATTGCCACAAAGGGTGAATATGTTTTGAATTCTCATCTTTCTAGACATTGCTGATTCTTTGTCGTCTGTGATGTTGAAGCTATTCTCTTCACCACCCATACCTCCAAAGTTCAAACTAGGCACTGGTGTTGTTGTTATCGAGCAGATGCTTTTGTCCTCGATTATCACTTTCTCCTCATCTTCTTCGACCTCCTCTTCTTCAAAGACAGTGCTCAGGCATACACGGTCAGGGTACATTTGATTGCAAGACATACTCTCAGAAGGCTTTGGTTGCAAGACATCAGACAAATTGCTACTGATAGTGTTGCTTGGTTGGTATGAAACAGCAGATTGACCCCAGACTTGCTTGACTGGTTCTGGATCACCCATGTCAAGATCCATCGACTTCACCATATCATCATCGGAGTAGAGACCCCTGAGTCTCTTGGCAAACCCACTGGTTTCATCCACTGACTTCACCGCATCTCCTCCATCCCTTGAGCGCCTGAACTCAACCTCAATTTCCTCCAACcttcttctcatcatctccagTTCTTCCTGCTGCTGCACTATCCTTTCTTCCATCCTCCTTCTCTCCATCTCAACAAACTCCTCGGCCATTCTTCTGCATTCCTCAAGTTTCTTCTCAAGTTCCGCTTTCAGAAGCTGTGTTCTCTCGTTTACTTTCTCTTTGATCGCCTCTTCATTGGTAGCACACGCTTCCTTCTGTATTAAAAGAGATCGCAAAGCAGCAACttcctcttccttcttcttcagctgCTTTTGTGCATCGTTCCTTTCTTTCTCTTGCTGTTTCTTCTCAGACTGGAGTTTAGAAATAAACTCATCCATCGCTGCTATTCTTGTTCCCAAAATcacagcagaagaagaagactcaTCACCCCCATTCTTATCCTTGTTCGGAGTATGTGACCCACGAACTATGCACTTTGCTTTTGCCCCATACTCTAGAGTGCAAAGAGTCTTGTGCATTTCCTTTGGATCCGGGCTCGCACATAGAATCATTAGAATCTTTGACTTGTCATCTTCAAAAGAGTCCTGCATCAAGAAAACAGAAACAAGACTTAAATATCTTATAGCAGCCACAGAGAACACCTTCCAGATGATACAACAATAGAACAAGAAGTTCACCTGAAGCAGCATAGTGAGCTTGCTGTCTCTAAAGGGCACGTGAGAGTCTCCATTTGCTATAGATTCCACAACTCGCTTTAGTGCAATATTTCCCTGGTTGATCTTAGCAGTCTAATATTAAATAAAGATACAGGTCAGTTATACTTTTATCAGAATCAGAATATATTGAGAGAGGCTAGAGAAAAGCAAACATTACTTGCATCTTTGCTTCAAATCCAGTCTGCCCAGCCTGGTCTATATTCTCAGAACCAGCCATGTCAACAAGCATCAACCTTCCCCCAACAGTAGGCACATCAAGTATGATCTAAACATATAAACAATCACTTTATATAAGTTGTTAACAAACAGAAACGTAAACATGCTTCAGTCATTAAAACAAACCATGCAGTGACTCCGGGAACTTCTTTCATTGCAGAGTGTGCTTTTAACAATCCTCCGTTTCTCCACTTTGACAATCTCTTTAGAGATTTTTCCAGCTTCTGTCCCTGAAATAAAGGTTGCGTTTTTGGCCTTCTTCCCCATTACTTCAAGCCTGACCTGTCAAAAACAACAAAGCCCAAGATTTTAACATTATGAACACAAAGATCCTGAGATACAACTACAGTTAGTGAACAGCTACAAAGAAAGGAAGAAAGGTTACCTTAGTGCTTCCTCCTTTGGGCCAACCAATCCCTAAGTTGTTGCTACTATTAGTGGAAAGAAGATCATAAATCTCCTCGTTATAAACCTCAAGAACAGAGACCTGAACAAAGGTAACACCATCTTGATCCGAATCTCCCAGAATATCCCTCAAAGATCGATACACAATCCCAGGCTCCTTCCCGCAACCAAACATGGTATGGCTCTTCCCAGCACCGGTGGGTCCATACATCATGATTGTACATTTATTACCAACCCTCACGCCTTTAATCCTCTCCTCTATAAACTTCTTGTAAAAAGATTCGATGCCTTCTTGCTCCGAGAAAGAAACCCCGTCGAGGGTGAAGTCTCTGTACCCGACTTCGGCTCTGACCCGGACCGTTTGGTTGTCTGGGTTGACCTGCAAGATCGAAGCTGGTTTCTCCTTGCGGTCGGGGTAGTCTCGGATCCGGCCGACGACTTCGACTGGATGCTCCGGTGGGAGATGATGGTCTTTGGAGGAGTCTGGGTTTGGGGTTTTCGGGTGGAAATTGAGTCGTTGTTTGGTTTGTGGGGTTCTGATTAAGGTGAATtgcgtttgattcgatctcgcGGAGGACGGCGTCGGAGCCATGTTACAAaaaagtttcaagatttgaGAAGGTTCAATTTTCGGATCTCagagattgagagagagagagtgaaatggggatttagggtttgagattcTCGAGGTTTCAAGTTTGAACTAAAGAAACATAACCGTTGTAAACTTTAACGGCTAGTTTTTGGTCACGTGCCAGCGaaagtatataatattatttatttttctcggCTCTTGAAAAGAAAGAAGTGAGATAATGGGCTTATAGTTGGTTAGATAACTGGGCTTTAATATTAATAGAGGCCCAATGTATGTTTGACAAGGCACTAGGGTTTCACGAGGTTCTCTTATAAACTTTGTTCTTCTAgattgtttgtgttttttttgggCAGCGGAGGACGACGACGGCGGGAGCTTTCACCGAAGAGCGAAAATGGTGAgactctcttttcttctttcttccctGTTGAGTTTCTCATAGTTTAGGAGGACACCTGGTGTTTTGTAGAGCTCTGTTTGATCCCGGGGACACTTAGAGAAAGAGTTTTTAAGAAAAGGAAACTATTGTTTATAGATATGTTGTTTGATTTTATCTTTTTCCTTGATCGGTTTGTTTCTGATTCTTCCTCTACATTCGTGAATTAGAGTTTAATTCGTAGTTTAGAAAATGATCACATCACCAATAGTAAGAGGCCACTATCAGTCTTAATAAATTGAGTAGTCTAGTGTATTAGCAACCATTTCTGTttgagattttattatttattgctATATCAAGTATGTTCTGATGATTACTGTGAGTAGCAGACGTTTGAATAGTGATCTTATGATTCCTATCAATATGTATGTTGTTGAAAACTGTTTTCACTGCGGAAGTTAACtcaaagttgttgttgttgtatggTGAATTGGTAGGTGAACATTCCCAAGACTAAGAAGACTTACTGCAAGAACAAGGAATGTAAGAAGCATACCTTACACAAGGTGACCCAGTACAAGAAGGGTAAAGACAGTCTTGCTGCCCAGGGTAAACGTCGTTATGACCGCAAGCAATCCGGTTACGGTGGTCAGACCAAGCCCGTCTTCCACAAGAAGGTAACCAAAACCCCATCGCTAAGAATCAAATGATCGGTTAATTCGTATGtgctcatttttttttttggaacaggCCAAGACAACCAAGAAGATTGTCTTGAGGCTCCAGTGCCAAACATGCAAGCATTTCTCTCAGCACTCAATTAAGGTAATGAgacattttatagttattttggTTACACTCTTTTGAGTCTTGAGATGTGTTTCTTACATTTGTATGGGTTTTTGCAGAGGTGCAAGCACTTTGAGATTGGTGGAGACAAGAAGGGAAAAGGAACATCTCTCTTTTAAGTTATTTCCTCTTATCTACTCTCTTTCTGTTGGTACTGTCTTGCTTCGATACTTGAATACACTTTGAATCTTCCAGAAATGCTTATGGTGTTCAATTTAGATGACTTTGTCGTATGAAGTATCTTTTAGTTCCGTGAACCTTTCTTTCTACACGCGTTCGATGTTTTAATTTTCACGATATCTTATTATTACAAACAAACCATCTAAGTAGAGAAATTGTTTACTCTTGTACCGATTTTGCAAAGTTAAATTCATTTTTGCAGCAAAACTTTAGATTGATATGCACCCTGTTGATTTGCCAGAAGAAACGTCAACCGAACTTCTTGTATATTCGTACACATTACTGATGAACATTAATGATTGGCGTTGATAAGAACCAAATCTCATTAGCATCAGGCAAGTTTTCAGCTAACTGCAATCAACCTTTCACAAACAAGAGATACCGGGTATCTGGTGGGACTTTGGTTTCATTGATATTCATTCTAAAATTCCTGGAATAGCTTTTTCAACGGAAGAGAATATTAGTAAAAGTTTTAACTTGCTATATATATCCAAAAGATTTTCCCTGAACAACTTAGTTGGAAACGAACGAAGTAACAAAGTACTTCACAATGTTTACGGGGATGGCAAACAAAAGCAGAGAAGGGAGAGCAAGAGAATGATGTTAGCTCGAATACGAATTCAACACAATAATGAGCTTGCGAGACATTCTTTCATTGCTTGCTCCACTTGTGGAAGCTTACAGAAGTTTTGTGTTGAATGCTTATTTAGTTTCAACAATTAATAGTGTGGTTGATGTAGCTTGGCTCCAAGGGTCCAATACTAACTCAGTATCAGGCTCGAGGTGGCTTCTGGAATTTGTTCCCACTAATAAATCCTACCTAAGCAGCTGATTGTCAAATTTTCTTGGGGCACTGCCACAATTAAGCTCATAGCCTCTTATTGTCTGTTGGAGTTGTTCATTGGTTTATCTGAGCATATTAACATTAGAACTGATCTGTGTTCAGAGTGCCGGCTTAAAACTATATTGGATCCATGgacacattttttttaatgtattataattggttaaacataatattttggACCCTTGTTctaaaaaacaaacataaaatattgacCATTTTTATCActaaatttagttaattttaagATGGACCCATGGCATATGCCATGTTTGCCACCCCTTAGAGCCGGCACTGTGTGTTCATCGAGTTACCTGAAATCACTCAAGTCTGTATTCTATTCTATgatgacatttttgatgatattAAGATCGAAAGACATGAAGGAAatctaaaacattttttcataGTTTCTTCTTCCAAAACTTTTCGACTCACAAGAGGGGTCAGACACCCAAGCCATCGAGTCCTATACGTATCCTCCATCTTTTCAAATAAGCTTCAAGCATTGGCATTTGACAACAATGTATCACATTCGATTCTCTTGATGCACAAAAAGTAGTATaacctattacttttttttttttttgttgttgtatacCATCTATTACTTCTTGTTTACTGATGAATCAAAACTCTTTTacctatatttttgaaattcgtTCATGCCGAACATTTTCAAAGTGGCGCAACGAacttttttagtaaaaagtCGCGCGAAAGATGTCTTggtctgaaaaaaaaatgattttagtaTTAGTACATCACACGGATAGGTCAAATCTCAAATGGGCGATAGGAGTGTTTTAATTGGTTGATAAATGGAACCACGCGGATTGATGGCATCATGAAATCTTAACCGTCGATAGTACTTTAATCCAACGGACAAGAAAATAGATTTTCCTCCggaataaatttatttttttataaaagcaaACACATCTTCGTCGTAACTCTTCACATACAAACCTTCCCATTCTCTAGATTGTTCGTAGCGACTCTGTTTGATTTCGAAATGGCTCGTACCAAGCAAACCGCAAGGAAATCCACCGGCGGCAAAGCCCCAAGAAAGCAGCTGGCAACGAAAGCAGCCAGAAAATCCGCTCCGGCGACCGGCGGCGTGAAGAAGCCACA
Protein-coding regions in this window:
- the LOC106390760 gene encoding LOW QUALITY PROTEIN: 60S ribosomal protein L36a (The sequence of the model RefSeq protein was modified relative to this genomic sequence to represent the inferred CDS: inserted 4 bases in 2 codons); translated protein: MFDKALGFHEVXSYKLCSSRLFVFFLXAAEDDDGGSFHRRAKMVNIPKTKKTYCKNKECKKHTLHKVTQYKKGKDSLAAQGKRRYDRKQSGYGGQTKPVFHKKAKTTKKIVLRLQCQTCKHFSQHSIKRCKHFEIGGDKKGKGTSLF
- the LOC106390754 gene encoding kinesin-like protein KIN-10A; translated protein: MAPTPSSARSNQTQFTLIRTPQTKQRLNFHPKTPNPDSSKDHHLPPEHPVEVVGRIRDYPDRKEKPASILQVNPDNQTVRVRAEVGYRDFTLDGVSFSEQEGIESFYKKFIEERIKGVRVGNKCTIMMYGPTGAGKSHTMFGCGKEPGIVYRSLRDILGDSDQDGVTFVQVSVLEVYNEEIYDLLSTNSSNNLGIGWPKGGSTKVRLEVMGKKAKNATFISGTEAGKISKEIVKVEKRRIVKSTLCNERSSRSHCMIILDVPTVGGRLMLVDMAGSENIDQAGQTGFEAKMQTAKINQGNIALKRVVESIANGDSHVPFRDSKLTMLLQDSFEDDKSKILMILCASPDPKEMHKTLCTLEYGAKAKCIVRGSHTPNKDKNGGDESSSSAVILGTRIAAMDEFISKLQSEKKQQEKERNDAQKQLKKKEEEVAALRSLLIQKEACATNEEAIKEKVNERTQLLKAELEKKLEECRRMAEEFVEMERRRMEERIVQQQEELEMMRRRLEEIEVEFRRSRDGGDAVKSVDETSGFAKRLRGLYSDDDMVKSMDLDMGDPEPVKQVWGQSAVSYQPSNTISSNLSDVLQPKPSESMSCNQMYPDRVCLSTVFEEEEVEEDEEKVIIEDKSICSITTTPVPSLNFGGMGGEENSFNITDDKESAMSRKMRIQNIFTLCGNQREMSQHTGQEDVPQAKNDQLLLPVTNKGEALLAVEDAKENNISVDEGNNGQIDIYVKWEATTTDNPRKQLITTLRVAKDATLADLRKLIEIYLGSDNQAFTFLKLGEPCGAQVAKEKESTVEATSLPFCNGHAYLATLRPGKSSSQLRSLTQASPLPLTPIENKMQFTTPISKVTQKHQVDELSSPIAAHLSSTPFITLRRH